One stretch of Cloacibacillus sp. DNA includes these proteins:
- a CDS encoding GntR family transcriptional regulator, whose translation MQNRSYLIYEYFKSRITFGCYSICESLPSTGTVGRQFACSPQTVRKALLRMRDEGYILLSPGRRAKVVYDAGHKGNHLLKDHLLARKEGLSDLYGSVEFIWQRLTDTGIRLMGEGDIAFLEGCASRKEADPLWLFTVSFWAILRPIKNDLILNLFWDTVRYIRFPYLWDSGARIASDVDFLKSGLLRVISSIKSGDTRNIAEAFYECYSRIVLTLNAEAYSPGEAVCLPPQIPFQWEIWRIRAQKCYTAAASLIQKINEGIYPEGSFLPSASALAHDYGVSVMTMRRTIRLLNEISVTKTYNGRGTQVLTINERPRQQEKLSPEIMRNMSLSLQGLHLVCLTCGEVMRDTLANAESADRDAFKERLEGIFENKNPSCILPACLKFIGEKNRLAYVRTVYASLYELSAWTSPLFSYPRSSEEDYESSKYISRESLYLLRAGKFVEFAEIFHKKLAQDLPMLQKHLAQLGANDALEMCRM comes from the coding sequence ATGCAAAACCGAAGCTATCTTATTTATGAATACTTCAAGTCAAGGATAACCTTTGGCTGCTATAGCATTTGTGAATCTTTACCGTCGACAGGTACGGTAGGACGGCAGTTTGCCTGCTCGCCGCAGACCGTCCGCAAAGCGCTTCTGCGGATGCGGGACGAAGGCTATATCTTGCTGTCTCCAGGACGCAGGGCAAAGGTCGTCTATGACGCCGGGCATAAAGGGAATCACCTCCTGAAGGATCACCTCCTCGCGCGAAAGGAGGGTCTTTCAGACCTTTACGGCTCCGTTGAATTTATCTGGCAGCGGCTGACGGACACCGGAATCAGGCTCATGGGTGAAGGCGATATCGCCTTTTTAGAGGGCTGCGCCTCAAGAAAAGAGGCTGACCCTCTATGGCTGTTCACCGTCTCCTTTTGGGCGATACTCCGTCCGATAAAAAATGACCTGATCCTTAACCTGTTCTGGGACACGGTACGCTATATACGTTTTCCATATCTTTGGGACAGCGGAGCCAGGATAGCCTCGGATGTGGATTTTCTCAAATCCGGCCTGTTGAGGGTAATTTCCAGTATAAAGAGCGGAGATACCCGCAACATTGCGGAAGCATTCTATGAGTGCTACAGCCGGATCGTTTTAACGTTAAACGCGGAGGCATATTCTCCCGGTGAAGCAGTCTGTCTGCCGCCGCAGATCCCCTTTCAGTGGGAGATATGGCGGATCAGAGCACAAAAATGTTATACCGCCGCCGCCAGTTTGATACAAAAAATCAACGAGGGGATATATCCGGAGGGCTCTTTCCTGCCATCCGCTTCCGCGCTGGCGCACGACTATGGCGTATCCGTAATGACGATGCGCCGCACGATAAGGCTGCTTAACGAGATTTCCGTCACAAAAACCTATAACGGCAGGGGAACGCAGGTCTTAACCATTAATGAAAGACCGCGGCAACAGGAAAAATTATCTCCCGAAATAATGCGCAATATGTCGCTATCTTTGCAGGGGCTGCATCTAGTCTGCCTGACATGCGGTGAAGTGATGCGCGATACCCTGGCAAACGCCGAATCCGCCGACAGGGACGCATTTAAGGAAAGGCTGGAAGGGATATTTGAGAACAAAAACCCTTCCTGCATCCTCCCCGCGTGTCTAAAATTCATCGGTGAAAAAAACCGCCTCGCGTATGTCAGGACGGTCTACGCCAGTTTATATGAATTGTCCGCCTGGACCTCCCCGCTGTTCTCATATCCGCGCAGCTCCGAAGAAGATTACGAGAGCTCAAAATACATCTCAAGAGAGAGTCTATATCTGCTGCGGGCCGGAAAATT
- a CDS encoding response regulator, protein MKLGSNMAGRTGILMSVICLLSVVLVAVSVSSMYGIKERTTIIYKHSYVVSSTAKDMLSRLSGVQNYSKKLLTDRFKSRDDAERYMLSNTEASRRQAGLIAERYLGPEADTKKLVSDYERLVAARVKAVAFALEYSDSETIKYLEENVDPLYDEVFKDLDTILTFADNNVRRLENESTVTFNAATLMLAMLILTLVCFSFFSYRLQRKRGMEVAYRQRLFDLISLSVDDVFLICERGRMEYVSENCERVLGFSQEALSVSGGAFFSMLGTGDDTNDGELESLLREIREGTLTEAAERDFLLGGENTMQKRYINMKVLPTLGNDGITRYVVVISDETKERESQQALKDALVGAQRANSAKRDFLSRMSHEIRTPMNAIIGMVTIAAAHIKERDRVEDCLRKIGFSSKHLLSLINDVLDISKIEDGKLTITKEPFELRQLTDSVSSIIYQQARDKGIGFEVRLNGVDEEMVVGDCMRLNQILLNLLSNAVKFTPSGGSITLDIKQIPQKNGGVRMNFTVSDTGIGMSGEFLKRLYLPFEQADGTISQKYGGTGLGMSITKNLVSLMDGTIQVKSEIGKGTSFTVELPLALPGDGSSLLRSPSSVASLSVLVVDDDLGTCEHAKILLERMKIAAKWVQSGKEAVRAVRSAHETGADFDVCFIDWQMPEMDGIETTRNIRRIVGPDTLIIIITAYDWSCIEQEAREAGADAFLAKPFFQSSMYNTLMSVRGHRHGKVDESAAVGRKKFNGVRILLAEDNELNCEIAVEMFKLIGVTVDCAGDGQRCVESFMAEESGAYDAIFMDIQMPVMDGYSAAKTIRGSIHPEAKTIPIIAMTANAFSEDVSAALAAGMNGHIAKLIDLDILVRTLDKYIKKADDDHPGKSEA, encoded by the coding sequence ATGAAATTGGGCAGTAATATGGCCGGGCGCACAGGCATATTGATGAGTGTGATATGCCTGCTGTCGGTCGTTCTTGTCGCGGTAAGCGTCTCTTCGATGTACGGCATCAAAGAGCGGACGACCATTATCTATAAACATTCCTACGTGGTTTCCAGTACCGCGAAAGATATGCTCTCCCGCCTCTCCGGAGTACAGAATTACTCAAAGAAGCTGCTGACCGATAGGTTTAAAAGCAGGGACGACGCCGAGCGCTATATGCTCTCAAACACGGAGGCGAGCCGCAGACAGGCGGGGCTCATCGCCGAACGTTACCTCGGACCAGAGGCTGATACTAAAAAGCTCGTCTCCGATTATGAAAGGCTGGTGGCGGCGCGCGTGAAGGCCGTCGCTTTCGCCCTGGAATATAGCGACAGCGAAACGATAAAATACCTGGAAGAGAACGTCGATCCACTGTATGACGAAGTTTTTAAGGATCTCGACACTATCCTGACCTTTGCCGACAATAATGTGAGACGGCTTGAGAATGAGTCGACGGTGACCTTTAACGCGGCGACTCTGATGCTTGCCATGCTTATCCTGACATTGGTGTGTTTTTCATTTTTCAGCTACCGGCTGCAGCGGAAACGCGGCATGGAGGTGGCCTACAGGCAGAGGCTCTTTGATCTGATATCTCTGAGTGTGGACGACGTCTTTCTCATCTGCGAGAGGGGTAGGATGGAGTATGTCAGTGAGAACTGCGAGCGGGTACTGGGATTTTCTCAGGAGGCCCTCTCCGTCAGCGGCGGCGCCTTCTTTTCCATGCTTGGTACGGGTGACGATACTAACGACGGCGAATTAGAGTCTCTTCTGCGCGAGATCAGGGAGGGGACTCTGACGGAGGCGGCGGAGCGAGACTTCCTTCTCGGCGGGGAAAATACCATGCAGAAAAGATATATAAACATGAAGGTGCTTCCCACCTTGGGAAATGACGGAATAACCCGCTACGTCGTAGTCATTTCCGACGAGACGAAGGAAAGAGAGTCACAGCAGGCGCTTAAGGACGCCCTTGTCGGCGCGCAGCGGGCCAACTCCGCGAAGCGTGATTTCCTCTCGCGGATGAGCCATGAGATCCGTACGCCGATGAACGCGATAATCGGCATGGTGACGATCGCCGCGGCGCATATCAAGGAACGCGACCGCGTGGAGGACTGTCTCAGAAAGATCGGTTTTTCGTCGAAGCATCTTTTATCGCTTATCAACGACGTGCTGGATATCTCAAAGATCGAGGACGGCAAGCTGACGATAACTAAGGAACCCTTTGAGCTGCGCCAGCTTACGGACTCCGTCTCCTCCATAATATATCAGCAGGCGCGCGACAAGGGGATCGGCTTTGAGGTGCGGCTGAATGGCGTCGACGAAGAGATGGTCGTCGGCGACTGTATGAGGCTTAATCAGATATTGCTGAACCTGCTTTCCAACGCCGTAAAGTTTACCCCCAGCGGCGGCAGTATAACACTTGATATCAAACAGATACCGCAGAAAAACGGCGGCGTACGCATGAATTTTACCGTCAGCGATACGGGGATCGGGATGAGCGGGGAATTTTTAAAGAGGCTCTACCTGCCATTTGAACAGGCAGACGGTACGATCTCACAAAAATATGGCGGCACGGGGCTGGGAATGTCGATCACGAAAAACCTTGTCTCGCTGATGGACGGTACGATTCAGGTCAAGAGCGAGATCGGTAAGGGCACCTCCTTCACCGTCGAACTTCCGCTGGCGCTGCCCGGCGACGGCTCTTCTCTGTTAAGGTCGCCATCCTCCGTTGCATCGCTAAGCGTCCTCGTTGTGGATGACGACCTTGGCACCTGCGAACATGCGAAGATACTTCTGGAGAGGATGAAAATAGCCGCTAAGTGGGTGCAGAGCGGGAAAGAGGCCGTAAGGGCGGTTCGGTCGGCCCATGAGACGGGAGCGGATTTCGACGTCTGTTTTATAGACTGGCAGATGCCCGAAATGGACGGTATTGAAACTACAAGAAATATCAGGCGGATCGTCGGGCCCGATACGCTCATAATTATAATAACCGCCTATGACTGGAGCTGCATAGAACAGGAGGCCAGAGAGGCGGGGGCGGACGCCTTCCTCGCCAAGCCCTTCTTCCAGTCTTCCATGTATAACACACTGATGTCCGTCCGCGGGCACCGGCACGGAAAGGTTGATGAGAGCGCGGCGGTAGGGCGGAAGAAATTTAACGGCGTGCGCATACTGCTTGCCGAGGATAACGAACTCAACTGCGAGATCGCCGTGGAGATGTTCAAACTTATCGGCGTCACGGTGGACTGCGCCGGAGACGGCCAGAGGTGCGTGGAATCTTTCATGGCCGAAGAGAGCGGCGCCTACGACGCCATCTTCATGGATATCCAGATGCCGGTGATGGATGGCTACAGCGCCGCGAAGACGATAAGGGGATCGATCCACCCGGAGGCGAAGACGATACCGATAATCGCGATGACCGCCAACGCCTTCAGCGAAGACGTCTCCGCCGCGCTTGCGGCCGGCATGAACGGCCATATTGCCAAACTCATCGATCTGGATATTCTGGTCAGGACTTTGGATAAGTATATAAAAAAGGCGGACGATGACCACCCTGGCAAAAGCGAAGCATAA
- a CDS encoding DUF523 domain-containing protein encodes MGDKSVRLLVSACLLGMNCRYCGGGCEDGRVVALLEECCLIPVCPEQLGGLPTPRGPDEILNGRIVESDGRDNTEAFERGAREALRAARLFGCDFALLKERSPSCGSNMIYDGSFTGRRVPGAGVTARLLAAHGIRVFSEEHIEELREVLK; translated from the coding sequence ATGGGAGATAAATCTGTGCGGCTGCTTGTGAGCGCCTGTCTTCTGGGGATGAACTGCCGCTATTGCGGCGGCGGCTGCGAGGATGGGCGCGTCGTCGCTCTGCTGGAAGAGTGCTGTCTGATACCGGTTTGTCCCGAACAGCTCGGCGGGCTGCCGACACCGCGCGGTCCCGACGAGATACTGAACGGGCGCATTGTAGAGTCTGACGGGCGGGACAATACGGAGGCCTTTGAGAGGGGAGCGCGCGAAGCGCTGCGCGCGGCGAGGCTCTTCGGCTGTGATTTCGCCCTGCTAAAAGAGCGCAGCCCCTCCTGCGGCTCGAATATGATATACGACGGCAGTTTTACCGGCAGGCGGGTACCCGGCGCGGGCGTCACGGCACGGCTGCTTGCCGCGCATGGGATAAGGGTGTTCAGCGAGGAACATATCGAAGAATTAAGGGAGGTGTTGAAATGA
- a CDS encoding thioredoxin family protein produces the protein MALAPKFAALGERYGDRIIFLKMNRAENREIMKTLALRGVPTIIFMSGGTEICGRLTGDSEATAENIEAAITKILAV, from the coding sequence CTGGCGCTCGCGCCTAAATTCGCGGCGCTGGGCGAAAGATACGGGGACCGTATCATATTTCTCAAGATGAACAGGGCAGAGAACCGGGAGATAATGAAGACGCTGGCTCTGCGCGGCGTGCCGACAATCATCTTTATGAGCGGCGGCACTGAAATATGCGGCCGCCTCACGGGCGACTCCGAAGCCACCGCGGAGAATATCGAGGCGGCGATAACGAAGATCCTGGCCGTTTAA
- a CDS encoding formimidoylglutamase has protein sequence MKYKIDAADRGLFYSRNDPKDRRLGELITREKIEDVTEGTVTIIGVPEDRGITANKGRAGAAGGPDDIRRRLYRLTPSFSGDFHRLRIVDVGNVSTKELTLAEVHAAETEAVAEIAARGGLPIVLGGGHDLTYPGVAGLVKGAKIGRDGMGLINVDAHLDVRSDENGINSGTSFYRALTQLPDRALCGEAFVEFGIQEQYNSPYYYNWVLEQGGHVITLREVSERVMEFFLQALNAAGKNNRAIAVSLDIDAVRSTEAPGASASNPSGLKAPELDKIAYLAGRSVKVKYLDIMEVSPLLDEDHRTAALAASALFSFFRGLCER, from the coding sequence ATGAAATATAAAATAGACGCGGCGGACAGAGGCCTTTTTTACAGCAGGAACGATCCTAAGGACCGCCGCTTGGGCGAGCTCATCACCCGCGAAAAGATAGAAGACGTAACGGAGGGGACTGTCACAATCATCGGCGTCCCCGAAGACCGCGGCATAACGGCGAACAAGGGACGTGCTGGGGCGGCCGGAGGGCCGGACGATATCAGGCGGCGGCTCTACCGTCTGACGCCGAGTTTCAGCGGCGACTTTCATCGCCTGCGGATCGTCGACGTCGGCAACGTCAGCACGAAAGAGCTGACGCTCGCGGAGGTCCACGCGGCGGAGACCGAGGCGGTCGCGGAGATCGCCGCGCGCGGCGGCCTGCCGATAGTCCTGGGCGGCGGCCACGACCTCACATATCCCGGAGTGGCGGGGCTCGTAAAGGGAGCGAAAATCGGACGCGACGGCATGGGGCTGATAAACGTCGACGCCCACCTTGACGTGCGCAGCGACGAAAACGGCATCAACAGCGGCACCTCATTTTACCGCGCGCTGACACAGCTGCCGGACAGGGCGCTCTGCGGCGAGGCCTTCGTAGAATTCGGCATCCAGGAGCAGTATAACTCGCCCTATTACTACAACTGGGTGCTTGAGCAGGGCGGCCATGTGATAACCCTGCGCGAGGTCTCGGAGAGGGTGATGGAATTTTTCCTTCAGGCGCTGAACGCCGCCGGGAAAAATAACCGGGCGATCGCCGTATCCCTCGACATCGACGCGGTGCGCAGCACCGAGGCTCCCGGAGCTTCGGCGAGCAACCCCAGCGGCCTCAAGGCCCCGGAGTTGGATAAGATCGCCTATCTCGCCGGGCGCAGCGTTAAGGTAAAGTACCTCGACATCATGGAGGTCTCGCCGCTTCTCGACGAAGACCACCGCACGGCGGCGCTGGCCGCCTCGGCGCTCTTCTCCTTTTTTCGGGGACTCTGCGAGAGGTAA
- a CDS encoding Synerg-CTERM sorting domain-containing protein: MLLNGAEHGLLAEGYSKYGMLNVLGAYNYGQPSDGGSSGGGCAAGFGALALIGAALLPFIRRAGKK, from the coding sequence ATGCTGCTGAACGGCGCGGAGCACGGTCTGCTTGCGGAGGGTTATTCAAAATATGGTATGCTGAACGTCCTCGGCGCCTATAACTACGGACAGCCGTCAGACGGAGGTTCCAGCGGCGGCGGCTGTGCCGCCGGCTTTGGGGCGTTGGCTCTGATTGGCGCGGCCCTGCTGCCATTTATCCGCCGCGCTGGAAAAAAATAA
- a CDS encoding DUF308 domain-containing protein, with amino-acid sequence MLFTGNFSKDDLAKSKKRFYWVGGIMLVIGFLSLAMPMLASFAIETMVGFFLLAVGFGNAFGAYSALRIGDSPWQQAFMAFISIAAGVIFLIHPVAGVMTLSILLAAYFLIDGVTKIVEYFRVKSIGGSLWIMLSGILGIILAFMMWQNVFTGAAVIGIILGINLIFSGMSLIMLGRGCSDMSKKM; translated from the coding sequence ATGTTATTTACAGGTAATTTTTCAAAAGATGATCTCGCTAAGAGTAAAAAGAGGTTCTATTGGGTCGGCGGCATCATGCTCGTCATCGGTTTTCTCTCGCTCGCGATGCCGATGCTCGCCTCTTTCGCGATAGAGACGATGGTGGGCTTCTTCCTGCTGGCGGTCGGCTTCGGCAACGCCTTCGGCGCCTACTCGGCCCTCCGTATCGGAGACAGCCCCTGGCAGCAGGCCTTCATGGCCTTTATCTCCATCGCCGCGGGCGTCATCTTCCTCATCCATCCGGTCGCGGGGGTGATGACCCTCAGCATACTGCTCGCGGCCTATTTCCTGATAGACGGGGTGACGAAGATCGTCGAATACTTCCGCGTAAAGTCTATCGGCGGCTCGTTGTGGATCATGCTCTCCGGCATTCTCGGAATCATCCTCGCCTTCATGATGTGGCAGAACGTTTTCACAGGCGCGGCGGTGATCGGGATCATCCTCGGCATAAACCTGATTTTCAGCGGCATGAGCCTTATCATGCTTGGCCGCGGCTGCTCCGATATGTCAAAGAAGATGTAA
- a CDS encoding S8 family serine peptidase, with protein MKKILILTLFYLLAALPSYAGPRYVEGEAIAAIKMTAAGNVAAGVMSAKTSAAASASSAAMESGAELIQVFSPIAAGEVLPAASAKRTSSAGLELLALAHFRGAAGETTAQLIARLKENPDVVSAMPNYMMPVSSVKPNDPMWKEQWGSERIKLPEVWEHGTGSQEVVAVVFDTGVIYDHEDLKDNMFVFDKKLLNGIKNNGVSLDVGEFKGSHGVWCHSRGVYADKEGLIHDNGVFPAVPVGPGGTEGATSADIDNGDVGRMRIVGDVNGHGTHVAGIVGAVGGNGIGVAGANWHVKLMAANVFSMYRDEDGKYGVTALISDQMRAIDFIVAAKRGGANIRVANMSLGMWAGPEEEELSPYEAKVKQLSDAGIIICAAAGNEGQNIDDPHDTEKFDYRGKLSYPACFKVENMISVGASASGDGCAYYSNYSPSGKWVDIFAPGDNILSTCRGSWIVNPSSDVDTFDPSGYVSISGTSMASPYVAGAAALLCSLYPDKSAARSGRCC; from the coding sequence TTGAAAAAAATATTGATACTTACGCTCTTTTACCTGCTCGCCGCCCTGCCCTCATACGCCGGTCCGCGGTATGTCGAGGGTGAGGCGATCGCGGCGATAAAGATGACGGCAGCCGGAAACGTGGCCGCGGGCGTCATGTCGGCAAAAACCTCCGCCGCGGCGTCTGCCTCATCGGCCGCCATGGAGTCCGGAGCCGAGCTCATCCAGGTATTCAGCCCGATAGCCGCCGGAGAGGTTCTGCCCGCCGCATCCGCAAAGAGGACATCCTCTGCCGGATTGGAGCTGCTAGCCCTGGCCCATTTCAGGGGCGCGGCAGGGGAGACGACGGCGCAGCTGATCGCGAGGCTGAAGGAAAATCCCGACGTCGTCTCGGCGATGCCGAATTATATGATGCCCGTCAGCTCCGTAAAACCCAACGACCCGATGTGGAAAGAGCAGTGGGGTTCTGAAAGGATAAAACTGCCCGAGGTGTGGGAGCATGGGACAGGTTCCCAAGAGGTCGTCGCCGTCGTCTTTGACACCGGCGTCATCTACGACCATGAGGACCTTAAAGACAATATGTTCGTCTTCGATAAGAAACTGCTGAACGGTATCAAAAATAACGGCGTCTCGCTGGATGTCGGCGAATTTAAGGGCAGCCACGGGGTCTGGTGTCACAGCAGAGGCGTATATGCAGATAAAGAGGGGCTGATCCATGACAACGGCGTCTTCCCCGCGGTCCCAGTCGGCCCCGGCGGCACGGAGGGAGCCACTTCCGCGGACATAGACAACGGCGACGTGGGCAGGATGCGCATCGTCGGCGACGTTAACGGCCACGGCACGCATGTCGCGGGGATCGTCGGCGCCGTCGGCGGCAACGGGATTGGCGTCGCCGGCGCCAACTGGCATGTTAAGCTGATGGCCGCCAACGTATTTTCCATGTATCGCGATGAAGATGGCAAATACGGGGTGACGGCGCTGATCAGCGACCAGATGCGGGCTATTGACTTCATCGTCGCCGCGAAGAGGGGGGGCGCGAACATCCGCGTCGCCAACATGTCGCTCGGCATGTGGGCGGGGCCGGAGGAAGAGGAGCTCTCCCCCTACGAGGCAAAGGTAAAGCAGCTGAGCGACGCGGGGATAATCATCTGCGCGGCGGCGGGCAACGAGGGGCAGAATATCGACGATCCTCATGATACGGAAAAATTTGATTACCGCGGAAAACTCTCTTATCCGGCCTGCTTCAAAGTGGAAAACATGATCTCCGTCGGGGCCTCTGCGAGCGGCGACGGATGCGCCTACTACTCAAACTACAGTCCCTCCGGCAAGTGGGTGGACATATTCGCTCCCGGCGACAATATACTGAGCACCTGCCGCGGGAGCTGGATCGTCAATCCAAGCAGCGATGTAGACACCTTCGATCCCAGCGGTTATGTCTCTATCAGCGGCACCTCGATGGCTTCGCCGTACGTGGCGGGCGCGGCGGCGCTGCTCTGTTCGTTATATCCCGATAAGAGCGCGGCGAGATCAGGTCGATGCTGCTGA
- a CDS encoding HutD family protein, translating to MTQADIKVVRKDELEHKRWSGGITTQLAIWPEGADYGARKFDWRISSAVVEDEESVFTPLPGIHRHLMLLDGGIELTHEGIGSRVMIPLADTEEFEGEWKTKSSGRCVDFNLMTVKGYGGKMESVAANKKIKLPMPQALRCWYGLYAIADGIAAEVEKDGRFARVTLERGDFVLISYLPVPGEDISLTLSSDAAVPAVSAAVWQES from the coding sequence ATGACGCAGGCGGATATTAAGGTAGTACGTAAAGACGAGCTGGAACATAAACGGTGGAGCGGCGGAATCACAACCCAGCTGGCGATATGGCCCGAGGGAGCGGATTACGGCGCGAGAAAATTTGACTGGCGCATCAGCTCGGCGGTCGTTGAGGATGAGGAATCGGTATTTACGCCGCTTCCCGGGATACACCGGCACCTGATGCTGCTTGATGGCGGCATCGAGCTTACGCACGAGGGGATCGGCAGCCGCGTGATGATACCGCTCGCCGATACGGAGGAATTCGAGGGCGAATGGAAGACGAAATCTTCCGGCAGGTGTGTTGACTTCAATCTTATGACGGTCAAAGGTTACGGCGGAAAGATGGAATCTGTCGCCGCTAATAAAAAGATAAAACTGCCCATGCCACAGGCGCTGCGCTGCTGGTACGGCCTATACGCGATCGCGGACGGCATCGCCGCCGAGGTGGAAAAGGATGGCCGTTTCGCGCGGGTGACGCTCGAGCGGGGAGACTTTGTTCTCATCTCCTATCTTCCCGTGCCCGGCGAGGATATCTCGCTGACGCTGAGCTCCGACGCGGCGGTTCCAGCCGTAAGCGCCGCCGTCTGGCAGGAGAGCTGA